In one Pseudomonas hydrolytica genomic region, the following are encoded:
- a CDS encoding DUF4845 domain-containing protein, protein MNFARSQQGLSILGWLVVLAVVAFFASTAFKVMPHYLDYMSLEKIITSVETDKASNVRTVGEFYNHVSKGMQVNNIRDLNMREAMQVKVENNEFLVHLKYEKREPLIENLDLVVNFDKEFRVRMP, encoded by the coding sequence ATGAATTTCGCGCGCTCGCAGCAAGGGCTTTCCATTCTGGGCTGGCTGGTGGTTCTGGCCGTGGTGGCGTTCTTCGCCAGCACGGCATTCAAGGTGATGCCGCACTATCTCGACTACATGTCGCTGGAAAAGATCATTACCTCGGTGGAAACCGACAAGGCATCGAACGTGCGTACCGTGGGTGAGTTCTACAACCACGTCAGCAAAGGCATGCAGGTCAACAACATTCGTGACCTGAACATGCGCGAGGCCATGCAGGTGAAGGTGGAAAACAACGAGTTCCTCGTCCACCTCAAATATGAAAAACGCGAGCCGCTGATCGAGAACCTCGATCTGGTGGTGAATTTCGACAAAGAATTTCGTGTACGGATGCCGTGA
- the lepB gene encoding signal peptidase I, with translation MSINFPLLLVIAVAVCGFLALVDLILLAPRRRAAIAAYQGRVDDPDDRVLERLSKEPLLVEYGKSFFPVLAIVLVLRSFLVEPFQIPSGSMKPTLEVGDFILVNKFAYGIRLPVLDTKVIEVDNPQRGDVMVFRYPSDPTINYIKRVVGLPGDRIQYTQGKRLLINGEPVAEKLVGEETGSLGSAMLYQERLGQVEHTIRKEMTRMRREPGGEWVVPQGHYFMMGDNRDNSNDSRYWRDRHIPQELWGMVPDDHIVGKAFAIWMSWPEPKTSNLPNFSRVGLIH, from the coding sequence ATGTCGATCAATTTCCCGCTCCTGTTGGTTATCGCAGTCGCCGTTTGCGGCTTTCTGGCTCTGGTGGATCTGATTCTGCTGGCTCCGCGCCGTCGTGCGGCCATCGCGGCGTATCAGGGGCGGGTCGACGATCCCGATGACAGGGTGCTGGAGCGCCTGAGCAAGGAGCCCTTGCTGGTCGAGTACGGCAAGTCATTCTTCCCGGTGCTGGCCATCGTTCTGGTGCTGCGCTCGTTTCTGGTCGAGCCGTTCCAGATCCCGTCGGGCTCGATGAAACCGACCCTGGAAGTGGGCGATTTCATTTTGGTCAACAAGTTCGCCTATGGCATTCGCCTGCCGGTACTGGACACCAAAGTGATCGAGGTGGACAACCCGCAGCGCGGCGATGTGATGGTGTTCCGCTACCCCAGCGATCCCACCATCAACTACATCAAGCGGGTGGTGGGCCTGCCGGGTGATCGCATCCAGTACACCCAGGGCAAGCGCCTGCTGATCAATGGCGAGCCGGTAGCCGAAAAGCTGGTCGGCGAAGAAACCGGCAGCCTGGGCAGTGCGATGCTCTATCAGGAGCGTCTTGGCCAGGTCGAGCACACCATCCGCAAGGAAATGACCCGTATGCGTCGTGAGCCCGGTGGTGAGTGGGTGGTCCCGCAAGGGCACTACTTCATGATGGGTGACAACCGCGACAACTCCAACGACAGCCGCTACTGGCGCGACCGTCATATCCCTCAGGAGCTGTGGGGCATGGTTCCGGACGACCATATCGTCGGCAAGGCGTTCGCCATCTGGATGAGCTGGCCGGAACCCAAGACCAGCAATCTGCCCAACTTCTCGCGTGTCGGCCTGATTCATTGA
- the lepA gene encoding translation elongation factor 4, with translation MSDLSHIRNFSIIAHIDHGKSTLADRFIQMCGGLAAREMEAQVLDSMDLERERGITIKAHSVTLHYKAKDGKTYQLNFIDTPGHVDFTYEVSRSLAACEGALLVVDAGQGVEAQSVANCYTAIEQGLEVMPVLNKMDLPQADPDRVKDEIEKIIGIDATDAVACSAKSGMGVDEVLERLVQTIPAPTGDIEAPLQALIIDSWFDNYLGVVSLVRVRQGRVKKGDKILVKSTGKVHLVDSVGVFTPKHTATADLKAGEVGFIIASIKDIHGAPVGDTLTLSSTPEVEVLPGFKKIQPQVYAGLFPVSSDDFEDFRDALQKLTLNDSSLQYIPESSDALGFGFRCGFLGMLHMEIIQERLEREYDLDLITTAPSVIYELELKTGETITVDNPSKLPDVSSVADFREPIVTATILVPQEHLGNVITLCIEKRGVQRDMQFLGSQVQVRYDLPMNEVVLDFFDRLKSTSRGYASLDYHFDRYQSANLVKLDVLINGDKVDALALIVHRDNAAYKGRALTEKMKELIPRQMFDVAIQAAIGGQIIARTTVKALRKNVLAKCYGGDVSRKKKLLEKQKAGKKRMKQVGNVEIPQEAFLAVLRLDS, from the coding sequence GTGAGTGACCTGAGTCATATCCGCAATTTTTCCATCATTGCCCACATTGACCACGGCAAGTCCACCCTGGCTGACCGTTTCATCCAGATGTGCGGCGGCCTTGCCGCGCGCGAAATGGAGGCTCAGGTCCTGGACTCCATGGACCTGGAGCGTGAGCGCGGCATCACCATCAAGGCCCACAGCGTCACCCTTCACTACAAGGCGAAGGACGGCAAGACCTATCAGCTGAACTTCATCGATACACCCGGCCACGTCGACTTCACCTACGAAGTCTCGCGTTCGCTGGCGGCCTGCGAGGGCGCGCTGCTGGTGGTCGATGCCGGTCAGGGCGTCGAGGCGCAGTCGGTCGCCAACTGCTACACCGCCATCGAGCAGGGCCTCGAGGTCATGCCGGTGCTGAACAAGATGGACCTGCCGCAGGCCGATCCGGACCGCGTCAAGGACGAGATCGAGAAGATCATCGGCATCGACGCCACCGACGCCGTGGCCTGCAGCGCCAAGAGCGGCATGGGCGTGGACGAGGTGCTCGAGCGCCTGGTGCAGACCATTCCCGCACCGACCGGTGATATCGAAGCGCCGTTGCAGGCGCTGATCATCGACTCCTGGTTCGACAACTACCTGGGCGTGGTCTCGCTGGTGCGCGTGCGCCAGGGTCGCGTCAAGAAAGGCGACAAGATCCTGGTCAAGTCCACCGGCAAGGTGCATTTGGTCGACAGCGTCGGTGTCTTCACCCCGAAACATACCGCCACCGCTGACCTCAAGGCCGGTGAAGTGGGCTTCATCATCGCCAGCATCAAGGACATTCACGGTGCGCCGGTGGGCGACACCCTGACTCTGTCCTCGACCCCCGAGGTCGAAGTGCTGCCGGGCTTCAAGAAGATCCAGCCGCAGGTCTACGCCGGTCTGTTCCCGGTCAGCTCAGACGATTTCGAGGACTTCCGCGATGCGCTGCAGAAGCTGACCCTCAACGACTCGTCGCTGCAGTACATACCGGAAAGCTCCGATGCCCTGGGCTTCGGTTTCCGTTGCGGTTTCCTCGGCATGCTGCACATGGAGATCATCCAGGAGCGCCTGGAACGCGAGTACGATCTGGACCTGATCACCACCGCGCCGAGCGTGATCTACGAGCTCGAGCTCAAGACAGGTGAAACCATCACCGTCGATAACCCGTCCAAGCTGCCGGACGTTTCGTCCGTCGCCGATTTCCGTGAGCCGATCGTTACCGCGACCATTCTTGTGCCGCAGGAGCACCTGGGTAACGTCATCACCCTGTGCATCGAGAAGCGCGGCGTGCAGCGCGACATGCAGTTCCTCGGGTCTCAGGTACAGGTTCGCTACGACCTGCCGATGAACGAGGTGGTGCTGGACTTCTTCGACCGTCTGAAGTCGACCAGCCGTGGTTATGCGTCGCTGGACTATCATTTCGACCGCTACCAGTCTGCCAACCTGGTCAAGCTGGACGTGCTGATCAACGGTGACAAGGTCGATGCCCTGGCATTGATCGTGCATCGCGACAACGCGGCCTATAAGGGCCGTGCGTTGACCGAGAAGATGAAGGAACTGATCCCTCGGCAGATGTTCGACGTGGCGATCCAGGCAGCCATTGGCGGCCAGATCATCGCGCGGACCACTGTCAAGGCGCTCAGAAAGAACGTACTGGCCAAGTGCTACGGTGGCGACGTGAGCCGTAAGAAGAAGCTGCTGGAGAAGCAGAAGGCCGGTAAGAAACGCATGAAGCAGGTCGGTAACGTGGAAATCCCACAGGAAGCCTTCCTCGCTGTGCTCAGGTTGGATAGCTAA
- a CDS encoding DegQ family serine endoprotease gives MRNLKSVTPLLMAALLWGQSLLAQASLPDFTALVEEASPAVVNISTRQKMPERSVAAQPGLPDLEGLPPMFREFFERSIPQMPRNPGGRQREAQSLGSGFIISADGYVLTNNHVVADADEIIVRLSDRSELEAKLIGADPRSDVALLKVEGKGLPTVRLGKSDELKVGEWVLAIGSPFGFDHSVTAGIVSAKGRNLPSDSYVPFIQTDVAINPGNSGGPLFNLKGEVVGINSQIFTRSGGFMGLSFAIPMEVALQVSEQLKADGKVTRGWLGVVIQEVNKDLAESFGLDRPAGALVAQVLEDGPADKGGLQVGDVILSLNGKPIVMSADLPHLVGGLKPGEKAEMDVVRDGSRKKLKVTIGTLPEEGQELAAAGSTKGGERSSNRLGVTVVELTAEQKKGLDLRGGVVVKEVLSGPAAMIGLRPGDVITHLNNQAIDSTATFAKVAQELPKNRSVSMRVLRQGRASFITFKLAE, from the coding sequence ATGAGAAATCTCAAATCCGTAACGCCGCTGCTGATGGCAGCGCTGCTCTGGGGGCAGAGTCTGCTGGCCCAGGCCAGCCTGCCGGACTTTACCGCTCTGGTTGAGGAGGCCTCGCCTGCGGTGGTCAACATCAGTACTCGTCAGAAAATGCCGGAGCGCTCCGTGGCTGCTCAGCCCGGGCTGCCCGATCTGGAAGGCCTGCCGCCGATGTTCCGCGAGTTCTTCGAGCGCAGCATTCCGCAGATGCCTCGCAATCCGGGCGGTCGTCAGCGTGAGGCGCAGTCGCTGGGTTCCGGCTTCATCATCTCCGCCGATGGTTACGTGCTGACCAACAATCATGTGGTGGCCGATGCCGATGAGATCATCGTGCGCCTGTCTGACCGCAGCGAGCTGGAGGCCAAGCTGATCGGCGCCGATCCGCGCAGCGACGTGGCACTGCTCAAGGTCGAGGGCAAGGGGCTGCCCACCGTGCGCCTGGGCAAGTCCGACGAACTCAAGGTCGGCGAATGGGTACTGGCCATCGGCTCGCCTTTCGGTTTCGATCATTCGGTGACCGCCGGTATCGTCAGCGCCAAGGGGCGCAACCTGCCGAGTGACAGCTACGTGCCCTTCATCCAGACCGATGTGGCGATCAACCCCGGCAACTCCGGCGGGCCGCTGTTCAACCTCAAGGGCGAGGTGGTCGGCATCAACTCGCAGATCTTCACCCGCTCGGGCGGCTTCATGGGCTTGTCCTTCGCCATCCCGATGGAAGTGGCCCTGCAGGTTTCCGAACAGCTCAAGGCCGACGGCAAGGTCACTCGCGGCTGGCTCGGCGTGGTGATCCAGGAAGTGAACAAGGATCTGGCCGAGTCCTTCGGCCTGGATCGCCCGGCTGGTGCCCTGGTGGCGCAGGTGCTGGAAGATGGTCCGGCGGACAAGGGCGGTCTGCAGGTCGGTGACGTGATTCTCAGCCTCAACGGTAAGCCGATCGTCATGTCGGCGGATCTGCCGCATCTGGTCGGTGGCCTCAAGCCGGGCGAGAAGGCCGAGATGGACGTGGTGCGTGACGGTTCGCGCAAGAAGCTCAAGGTGACCATCGGCACCTTGCCGGAAGAAGGTCAGGAACTGGCTGCTGCCGGTTCGACCAAGGGGGGCGAGCGCAGCAGCAACCGCCTGGGTGTGACGGTGGTCGAGCTGACCGCCGAGCAGAAGAAGGGCCTGGACCTGCGCGGTGGCGTGGTGGTCAAGGAAGTGCTCAGCGGTCCGGCGGCCATGATCGGTCTGCGACCGGGCGATGTGATCACCCACCTGAACAACCAGGCCATCGATTCGACGGCCACCTTCGCCAAGGTGGCGCAGGAGCTGCCGAAGAACCGTTCGGTGTCGATGCGCGTGCTGCGTCAGGGGCGCGCCAGCTTCATTACCTTCAAACTGGCCGAGTAA
- a CDS encoding SoxR reducing system RseC family protein, with protein sequence MIEEQGRVVALEPGAVWVETLRKSTCSSCSANAACGQGLMDRLGVGRQRGYVRALSDSPLSVGDTVVIGVREDLLVRSSLLVYLLPLLGLLAAALAADGLGLSEPLVILAGLLGLFFSWLLVRWRASRVAENPALQPVVLRTLLVSVPAAG encoded by the coding sequence ATGATCGAAGAACAGGGGCGTGTGGTGGCGCTCGAGCCCGGCGCCGTCTGGGTGGAGACGCTACGCAAGAGCACCTGCTCGAGTTGTTCGGCCAATGCCGCTTGCGGTCAGGGGCTGATGGATCGCCTGGGTGTCGGGCGTCAGCGCGGCTATGTGCGCGCCCTCAGCGACAGTCCGCTGTCGGTTGGCGACACCGTGGTGATCGGTGTGCGCGAAGATCTTCTGGTGCGTAGTTCCCTCCTGGTTTATCTGCTGCCTCTGTTGGGGCTGCTGGCTGCTGCACTGGCGGCGGATGGCCTTGGGCTGAGTGAGCCGCTGGTCATCCTGGCCGGTCTGCTCGGCCTGTTCTTCAGTTGGCTACTGGTTCGCTGGCGCGCTTCGCGCGTTGCCGAGAACCCCGCGTTGCAACCGGTTGTCCTACGTACGCTGCTGGTATCCGTGCCAGCGGCGGGTTGA
- a CDS encoding MucB/RseB C-terminal domain-containing protein gives MRAIPLCLLSGLLALPVQATEVQDWLRRLAEAERQQSFQGTFIYERNGSFSTHGIWHRVEEGGEVRERLLQLDGPAQEVLKVDGQAQCVSGALADQVSEEQAWPARHLDAEQLSNWYDIRVAGQSRVAGRSAVVLVLAPKDQHRYGFELHLDRATGLPLKSLLLNERGQLLERFQFTQFNTAIPDAAAMQPGSRCRPVHFRTVDTMAEGSWRSDWLPPGFTLNTAQLRRLPASDAKVAYLMYGDGLARFSVFLEPLQGNVVEDARSQLGPTVAVSRRMATEAGDVMVTVVGEIPLGTAERIALSMRAGVPEQASQ, from the coding sequence ATGCGCGCGATACCCCTCTGTTTGCTCAGTGGTCTGCTCGCACTCCCGGTGCAGGCCACTGAAGTGCAGGATTGGCTGAGGCGCCTTGCCGAGGCCGAGCGCCAGCAAAGCTTTCAAGGCACCTTCATCTACGAGCGTAACGGCAGTTTTTCCACCCATGGCATCTGGCATCGGGTGGAGGAGGGGGGTGAGGTTCGCGAGCGCCTGTTGCAACTCGATGGGCCTGCCCAGGAAGTGCTCAAGGTCGATGGTCAGGCCCAGTGCGTCAGCGGTGCCCTGGCCGACCAGGTCAGTGAGGAGCAGGCCTGGCCCGCTCGGCATCTCGATGCCGAACAGCTGAGCAACTGGTACGACATTCGCGTGGCCGGCCAGTCGCGTGTCGCTGGCCGCAGCGCAGTAGTGCTGGTGCTGGCGCCGAAGGATCAGCACCGCTATGGCTTCGAGCTGCACCTGGACCGGGCAACCGGCCTGCCGCTGAAGTCGCTGTTGCTCAACGAGCGCGGTCAGCTTCTTGAACGCTTTCAGTTCACCCAATTCAATACCGCCATCCCCGACGCGGCTGCGATGCAGCCCGGTTCGCGTTGCCGTCCGGTGCATTTTCGCACCGTCGATACGATGGCCGAAGGCAGTTGGCGCTCCGACTGGCTGCCACCCGGTTTCACCCTCAACACCGCTCAGCTACGACGCTTGCCGGCCTCGGATGCGAAGGTTGCCTACCTGATGTACGGCGATGGGCTGGCGCGTTTCTCGGTTTTCCTCGAGCCCTTGCAGGGCAACGTGGTGGAAGATGCGCGCAGCCAGCTAGGGCCTACCGTGGCGGTGTCGCGGCGCATGGCTACCGAAGCTGGCGACGTCATGGTCACCGTGGTCGGAGAGATTCCGCTGGGTACCGCCGAGCGTATCGCCTTGTCCATGCGTGCCGGGGTGCCTGAACAGGCCAGCCAATGA
- a CDS encoding sigma-E factor negative regulatory protein, translating to MSRETLQESLSAVMDNEADELELRRVLVAASEDGELRGTWSRYQIARAAMHRELLEPRLDIAAAVSAALADEAIPARKASMWRSVGRVAVAASVTVAVLAGVRFYNQDDLSGAQLAQQGASPVISAPQVQGPALLAGYNSGEEAGEAAKPGTASWHEQRLPTYLRQHAQQAVMGTGETALPYARAASLENR from the coding sequence ATGAGTCGTGAAACCCTGCAGGAATCGCTGTCCGCGGTGATGGATAACGAAGCGGACGAACTGGAACTGCGGCGTGTGCTTGTAGCAGCCAGTGAGGATGGCGAGCTGCGTGGGACCTGGTCGCGTTACCAGATCGCCCGTGCAGCCATGCACCGCGAGTTGCTGGAACCCCGTCTGGACATCGCAGCAGCGGTTTCCGCGGCGCTGGCCGACGAGGCCATCCCGGCTCGCAAGGCATCCATGTGGCGCAGCGTCGGGCGCGTGGCAGTGGCCGCTTCGGTCACCGTCGCCGTGCTGGCAGGCGTGCGCTTCTACAATCAGGACGATTTGAGTGGTGCTCAACTGGCCCAGCAAGGCGCTTCTCCGGTAATCTCGGCCCCGCAAGTGCAGGGCCCCGCATTGCTCGCCGGCTACAACAGCGGTGAAGAAGCTGGCGAAGCAGCCAAGCCGGGCACTGCCAGTTGGCATGAGCAGCGTCTGCCTACCTATCTGCGCCAGCATGCTCAGCAGGCGGTGATGGGTACCGGCGAGACTGCGCTGCCCTATGCGCGAGCCGCGAGTCTGGAAAATCGCTAA
- the rpoE gene encoding RNA polymerase sigma factor RpoE, with translation MLTQEDDQQLVERVQRGDKRAFDLLVLKYQHKILGLIVRFVHDTHEAQDVAQEAFVKAYRALGNFRGDSAFYTWLYRIAINTAKNYLVSRGRRPPDSDVSSDDAEFYDGDHALKDIESPERALLRDEIEATVHRTIAQLPDDLRTALTLREFEGLSYEDIASVMQCPVGTVRSRIFRAREAIDKSLQPLLQEA, from the coding sequence ATGCTAACCCAGGAAGATGATCAGCAACTGGTCGAGCGAGTGCAGCGTGGTGACAAGCGTGCCTTCGATCTGTTGGTGCTGAAGTATCAGCACAAGATCCTCGGGTTGATCGTGCGATTCGTGCACGATACCCACGAGGCTCAGGATGTCGCTCAGGAGGCTTTTGTAAAGGCCTATCGGGCGCTTGGAAACTTTCGCGGTGACAGCGCGTTCTATACCTGGCTGTACCGCATCGCCATCAACACGGCGAAGAATTATCTGGTGTCTCGCGGACGTCGACCGCCAGATAGTGATGTCAGTAGCGATGACGCGGAGTTCTACGATGGCGACCACGCCCTCAAGGACATCGAGTCACCGGAACGGGCATTGCTGCGCGACGAGATCGAGGCCACCGTGCATCGAACCATCGCCCAGCTACCGGATGATTTGCGTACGGCACTGACTTTGCGCGAGTTCGAAGGTCTTAGTTATGAGGACATCGCCAGCGTCATGCAGTGTCCGGTAGGTACGGTGCGTTCGCGGATTTTCCGTGCACGCGAGGCAATTGATAAGTCCCTGCAACCCCTGTTGCAGGAAGCCTAA
- the nadB gene encoding L-aspartate oxidase, with protein sequence MSHHFQHDVLVIGSGAAGLTLALTLPPSLRVAVLSKGSLANGSTYWAQGGVAAVLDDTDTVESHVADTLNAGAGLCRADAVRFTVEHSREAIQWLIDQGVPFTREAETAREDGGFEFHLTREGGHSHRRIIHAADATGAAIFNTLLEQARQRPNIELLEQRVAVDLITERKLGLDGERCLGAYVLDREKGEVDTFAARFVILATGGAAKVYLYTSNPDGACGDGIAMAWRAGCRVGNLEFNQFHPTCLYHPQAKSFLVTEAVRGEGGLLKLPNGERFMPRFDERAELAPRDIVARAIDHEMKRLGIDCVYLDISHKPAEFITSHFPTVYERCLSFGIDITKQPIPVVPAAHYTCGGVVVDQYGRTDVPGLYAIGETSFTGLHGANRMASNSLLECFVYARSACADIIAQLDAVDMPTNLPCWDASQVTDSDEDVIIAHNWDELRRFMWDYVGIVRTNKRLQRAQHRVRLLLDEIDEFYSNYKVSRDLIELRNLALVAELMIRSAMQRHESRGLHYTLDYPEQLAEAQDTILVPTPQAQPSVAC encoded by the coding sequence ATGAGTCATCATTTCCAGCACGACGTTCTGGTCATCGGCAGCGGCGCTGCCGGCCTGACCCTCGCTCTTACCCTGCCTCCCAGCCTGCGTGTCGCGGTGCTGAGCAAGGGCAGTCTGGCCAACGGTTCGACCTATTGGGCCCAGGGCGGTGTAGCGGCAGTACTCGACGACACCGATACGGTGGAATCCCACGTCGCCGACACCCTCAACGCGGGTGCCGGTCTGTGCCGTGCCGATGCCGTGCGCTTTACCGTGGAGCATAGCCGCGAAGCCATCCAGTGGCTGATCGATCAGGGCGTACCCTTCACCCGCGAGGCGGAAACCGCCCGCGAGGACGGCGGCTTCGAATTTCATCTGACCCGCGAAGGGGGCCACAGCCATCGGCGCATCATTCATGCGGCCGATGCCACCGGCGCGGCGATCTTCAATACCCTGCTGGAACAGGCACGGCAGCGCCCCAACATCGAGCTGCTGGAGCAGCGTGTGGCGGTCGACCTGATCACCGAGCGCAAGCTCGGCCTGGATGGCGAGCGCTGCCTGGGCGCCTATGTGCTGGATCGCGAGAAGGGCGAAGTGGACACCTTCGCCGCGCGTTTCGTGATACTCGCCACCGGCGGCGCAGCCAAGGTCTACCTCTATACCAGCAACCCCGATGGCGCCTGCGGCGACGGCATCGCCATGGCCTGGCGCGCCGGTTGCCGGGTAGGCAACCTGGAATTCAACCAGTTCCACCCCACCTGCTTGTATCACCCGCAAGCCAAGAGCTTTCTGGTCACCGAAGCCGTACGTGGCGAAGGCGGCCTGCTCAAGCTGCCCAACGGCGAGCGCTTCATGCCGCGCTTCGACGAACGCGCCGAGCTGGCGCCGCGCGATATCGTCGCGCGCGCCATCGACCATGAGATGAAGCGCCTGGGGATAGACTGCGTGTACCTGGACATCAGCCACAAGCCGGCCGAGTTCATCACCAGCCACTTCCCCACCGTCTATGAGCGCTGCCTGAGTTTCGGCATCGACATCACCAAGCAGCCCATCCCGGTGGTGCCGGCCGCGCATTACACCTGCGGCGGGGTGGTCGTCGACCAGTACGGCCGTACCGACGTGCCGGGTCTGTATGCCATCGGCGAAACCAGCTTCACCGGTCTGCACGGCGCCAACCGCATGGCCAGCAACTCGTTGCTGGAGTGCTTCGTGTACGCCCGCTCGGCCTGTGCCGACATCATCGCCCAGCTCGATGCAGTGGACATGCCGACCAACCTGCCCTGCTGGGACGCCAGCCAGGTGACCGACTCCGACGAAGACGTGATCATCGCGCACAACTGGGACGAGCTGCGCCGTTTCATGTGGGACTACGTGGGCATCGTGCGCACCAACAAGCGCCTGCAGCGCGCCCAGCATCGCGTACGCCTGCTGCTGGACGAGATCGATGAGTTCTACAGCAACTACAAGGTCAGTCGCGACCTGATCGAGCTGCGCAACCTGGCGCTGGTCGCCGAGCTAATGATCCGCTCGGCCATGCAGCGCCATGAAAGCCGCGGCCTGCACTACACCCTCGATTACCCCGAGCAGTTGGCCGAAGCCCAAGACACTATTCTGGTGCCGACACCCCAGGCTCAGCCCAGCGTCGCCTGCTGA
- a CDS encoding protein YgfX, translating to MSNPSDVFECRWQPSRGLLRLYLCVLFLALLAPWLAEIPVWLQVLSLPLCLAHAGWVLPRHFLLSSPEAIRGLRRDACGWHLWSAAKGWQAVQLRPDSLALPLAVVLRYRLPGQRFSRGLCIARDALAPEQHRRLRLRLKFSRRRWAEPGVSAPE from the coding sequence GTGTCCAACCCAAGTGACGTGTTCGAGTGCCGCTGGCAGCCCTCCCGCGGGCTGCTGAGGCTCTATCTGTGCGTTCTGTTTCTGGCTCTGCTGGCGCCTTGGCTGGCAGAGATTCCCGTCTGGCTGCAGGTGCTTTCACTGCCGTTGTGCCTGGCGCATGCCGGCTGGGTGCTGCCGCGGCATTTCCTGCTCAGCTCGCCTGAAGCCATTCGCGGTTTGCGCCGCGATGCCTGCGGTTGGCACCTGTGGAGTGCGGCCAAGGGTTGGCAGGCGGTGCAGCTGCGCCCCGACAGCCTGGCGTTGCCGCTGGCGGTGGTGCTGCGTTATCGCCTGCCGGGTCAGCGCTTCAGTCGCGGGCTATGCATCGCGCGCGACGCGCTGGCGCCGGAGCAGCATCGGCGCCTGCGCTTGCGTCTGAAGTTCAGCAGGCGACGCTGGGCTGAGCCTGGGGTGTCGGCACCAGAATAG
- a CDS encoding succinate dehydrogenase assembly factor 2 — protein MVEQSELNRLFWHSRRGMLELDVLLVPFVKEVYPSLDAEDQARYRKLLECEDQDMFGWFMQRGEPEDADLKRMVRMILDRVQPK, from the coding sequence ATGGTTGAGCAAAGTGAACTGAATCGTCTCTTCTGGCATAGCCGTCGCGGCATGCTGGAGCTGGACGTACTGCTGGTGCCCTTCGTCAAGGAGGTCTATCCCAGCCTGGACGCCGAGGATCAGGCGCGCTACCGCAAGCTGCTGGAGTGCGAGGATCAGGACATGTTCGGCTGGTTCATGCAACGCGGCGAGCCGGAAGATGCCGATCTCAAGCGCATGGTGCGCATGATCCTGGATCGTGTCCAACCCAAGTGA
- a CDS encoding YgfZ/GcvT domain-containing protein, with the protein MADSAYFTLLDHEGLLAVRGPDAGKFLQGQLTCNLSYLSASQTSLGARCTPKGRMLSSFRIVPVEDGYLLAMARELIEPQMTDLQKYAVFSKSKLGDESAAWVRFGLSGGDAVLSELGLVPGDHADALASAEGLLAVRLGDGRVELWAAVDKAEHLHAVLSRHLPQAPLNLWLLAQVRAGVGQVFGATRELFIPQMINLQALGGVSFKKGCYTGQEIVARMQYLGKLKRRLYRLRLGGTEVPSAGTELFSPVHASSVGEVVLAAQAEDGVELLAVLQEDAVTDGRIQLGSSEGPTLALLDLPYQLDADKEIQR; encoded by the coding sequence ATGGCCGATAGCGCGTATTTCACTCTCCTCGACCACGAAGGCCTGCTGGCCGTGCGCGGCCCCGATGCCGGCAAGTTTCTCCAGGGCCAGTTGACCTGCAACCTCAGCTACCTTTCCGCCAGCCAGACCAGTCTGGGCGCTCGCTGCACGCCCAAGGGCCGGATGCTATCGAGCTTTCGCATCGTGCCGGTGGAAGACGGCTACCTGCTGGCCATGGCCCGCGAGCTGATCGAACCGCAGATGACCGACCTGCAGAAATACGCAGTGTTCTCCAAGTCCAAGCTCGGCGACGAAAGCGCGGCCTGGGTACGCTTCGGCCTGAGCGGTGGCGACGCCGTGCTGAGCGAACTTGGCCTGGTTCCGGGCGATCACGCCGATGCCCTGGCCAGTGCCGAGGGTCTGCTGGCCGTGCGCCTTGGCGACGGCCGCGTCGAACTCTGGGCAGCGGTGGACAAGGCCGAGCATCTGCACGCCGTGCTGAGCCGACATCTGCCCCAGGCGCCGCTGAACCTCTGGCTGCTGGCCCAGGTGCGCGCCGGGGTCGGTCAGGTCTTCGGCGCCACCCGCGAGCTGTTCATCCCGCAGATGATCAACCTGCAGGCCCTGGGTGGCGTGAGCTTCAAGAAAGGCTGCTATACCGGCCAGGAAATCGTCGCGCGCATGCAATACCTGGGCAAACTCAAGCGCCGCCTGTATCGCCTGCGTCTGGGCGGCACCGAGGTACCGTCTGCCGGCACCGAACTGTTTTCCCCGGTACACGCCTCCAGCGTCGGTGAGGTGGTACTGGCGGCACAGGCCGAAGATGGCGTGGAACTGCTCGCCGTTCTGCAGGAGGACGCCGTCACCGACGGGCGCATCCAGCTCGGCAGCAGTGAAGGTCCGACACTTGCCCTGCTCGACCTGCCTTATCAGCTGGATGCCGACAAGGAAATCCAGCGCTGA